A portion of the Scylla paramamosain isolate STU-SP2022 chromosome 2, ASM3559412v1, whole genome shotgun sequence genome contains these proteins:
- the LOC135107267 gene encoding uncharacterized protein LOC135107267, with product MSLEKLVSNSLVIASKCNDKVHCVQDDEINSVLGLKWSKDSDVFSYCGLDLDFPLELACTKRTVLSLIAKIFDPCGFISPFTMYAKILFQDIWKSGVSWDDKLSQDLEVRFEKWSRVAPIKKLTLPKLELLGALLCARLVVFVKKALYLKIKTQVTCWTDSTIALGWIRNDPSLKDVYVNNRVREIQHLTPPSNWYHCKGTENPADLITRGLLAESLLGNDLWFSGPKYLSDPTFRVQERDALTASINTVNVVLENNLACLAVQTRTPIFDLERYNDLAKSLRIVGYVLRFINNCKSKRLGCELETCRFTTEELEFAELKLIYVEQRQAFPDEIKAISSERSLPKHSKLSKLNPFLDQEGILRIKGRLQFSSLGYNSKHPIILPKGHFSKLLVQFQHKFMKHAGVNSIVSSLRTSFWVIGLRRMAKTVVRECLSCRRHDSRPCSQPVAPLPDLRVNPAPPFAVTGLDFTGPLFSADHPGKKLYVLLFTCAVIRAVHLELTESMSLVDCMRAIRRFVARRGIPNVFYSDNAKTFVAASTEVQKVFGHLAPRWKFNVPRSPWWGGWFERLIGSVKLALRKSLGVKYVSQSELETILIEIESCINSRPLTFVSDDPDFDHYLTPSHFILGRNSTCTPSDVDESPIISPEDLYIRKNIRNQRLEHFWKVWRENYIANLPPVVKGFNQKCKVDVGSVVLIRGDNVPRQRWPMGVIVNVYPGRDGVIRSVDVKTGKGIFNRTIQTLHDLEINPHLDTDVITPQPVLHDQAVQDDVTSSVANDDSVQDCDPEEEEEEEEVAVYTSRGRLVKRPHRLDL from the exons ATGTCTCTTGAGAAGCTTGTATCCAATAGTTTAGTAATTGCATCAAAATGTAATGACAAGGTTCACTGTGTACAGGACGATGAAATTAACAGTGTACTAGGTTTGAAGTGGTCTAAGGACAgtgatgttttttcttattgtggTCTAGACCTGGATTTCCCTTTGGAATTAGCATGTACCAAGAGGACAGTATTAAGTTTAATAGCTAAGATTTTTGATCCATGTGGATTTATCAGCCCATTTACCATGTATGCTAAGATACTTTTCCAAGATATTTGGAAGTCAGGTGTGTCCTGGGATGACAAGTTGTCACAAGATTTAGAAGTAAGATTTGAAAAATGG AGTAGAGTAGCACCAATCAAGAAATTAACCCTGCCTAAGCTAGAACTGTTGGGAGCattgctttgtgccagattgGTGGTGTTTGTGAAGAAGGCTCTGTATCTTAAGATTAAGACCCAAGTGACGTGTTGGACTGATTCCACTATTGCATTGGGATGGATAAGGAATGATCCAAGTTTAAAGGATGTATATGTCAACAACAGAGTTAGAGAGATTCAGCACCTGACACCTCCAAGTAACTGGTATCATTGCAAGGGGACAGAAAATCCTGCCGACTTGATAACCCGAGGGTTACTAGCAGAGAGCCTTCTTGGAAATGATCTGTGGTTTAGCGGTCCTAAGTATTTGTCTGACCCCACATTTAGAGTCCAGGAAAGAGATGCTTTAACTGCCAGCATTAACACTGTGAATGTTGTACTTGAGAATAATTTAGCATGTTTAGCTGTTCAGACTAGGACACCCATTTTTGACCTTGAGAGATATAATGATCTTGCTAAGTCACTAAGAATTGTTGGGTATGTTTTGAGATTCATAAATAATTGTAAAAGTAAAAGGTTGGGATGTGAGTTGGAAACTTGTAGATTTACAACTGAAGAACTAGAGTTTGCCGAATTAAAATTAATCTATGTAGAGCAGAGACAAGCCTTCCCAGATGAAATCAAAGCCATATCCAGTGAGCGGTCTCTTCCTAAGCATTCCAAGCTAAGCAAATTAAACCCATTTCTTGATCAAGAGGGTATTCTAAGAATCAAGGGTAGATTACAATTTTCTAGTCTGGGTTATAACTCAAAACATCCCATCATTCTTCCTAAGGGTCACTTTTCTAAGTTGTTAGTACAATTTCAACATAAGTTCATGAAGCATGCAGGTGTAAACAGCATTGTGTCATCATTAAGAACTAGTTTTTGGGTGATTGGGTTAAGAAGAATGGCAAAGACGGTGGTTAGAGAGTGTTTGAGTTGTCGGAGGCACGACAGCCGTCCTTGCAGTCAACCTGTTGCCCCTTTACCTGACCTGCGAGTCAACCCTGCACCTCCGTTTGCAGTTACAGGTTTAGATTTCACTGGCCCTTTATTTAGTGCTGATCATCCAGGGAAAAAATTGTATGTGTTACTTTTTACCTGTGCTGTTATTAGAGCTGTACATCTAGAACTCACAGAGTCCATGTCATTGGTCGATTGTATGCGGGCCATAAGGAGATTTGTTGCTCGTAGAGGGATTcctaatgttttctattccgaCAATGCAAAAACATTTGTTGCAGCCTCCACAGAAGTACAGAAGGTGTTTGGTCATCTAGCCCCAAGGTGGAAGTTTAATGTACCAAGGTCCCCATGGTGGGGCGGGTGGTTTGAGAGGCTCATTGGTTCAGTCAAGCTAGCTTTAAGGAAGTCTTTGGGAGTTAAGTATGTAAGCCAGTCTGAGTTAGAAACAATTCTTATAGAAATTGAGTCGTGCATTAACTCTCGACCATTGACCTTTGTGAGTGATGACCCAGATTTTGATCATTATCTAACTCCATCACACTTTATTCTTGGTAGGAACAGCACATGTACACCTTCTGATGTTGATGAATCCCCTATTATAAGCCCTGAAGACTTGTACAttagaaagaatataagaaatcaGAGGTTGGAACATTTTTGGAAGGTGTGGAGAGAAAATTATATAGCTAATTTGCCCCCTGTAGTAAAAGGTTTCAACCAGAAATGTAAAGTGGATGTTGGTAGTGTTGTACTCATTAGAGGAGACAATGTACCCAGACAACGGTGGCCCATGGGTGTGATTGTTAATGTGTATCCCGGTAGAGACGGTGTGATTCGCAGTGTTGATGTTAAGACAGGAAAAGGCATTTTCAACCGGACTATTCAAACCCTGCATGATTTAGAGATAAATCCTCATTTAGACACTGATGTGATAACTCCTCAACCAGTACTTCATGATCAGGCAGTACAAGATGATGTAACTTCAAGTGTAGCTAATGATGACTCTGTACAAGATTGtgatcctgaggaggaggaggaggaggaggaggtagctgTTTATACTTCAAGGGGTCGGCTCGTTAAAAGGCCTCACAGATTAGATTTATAA
- the LOC135111935 gene encoding uncharacterized protein LOC135111935, with protein MEKLEKARAACQGWLSRVCVKMDRLLAKSPPATSSELVEVLEEFDKRLNKLEEVQSEIELEISPEALEEYLDKADAVRQQARQKRLLCADKLKKLAEGDKDKSDSSSTTAPLHAKLPKLELPRFDGDLKQWQSFWEQFSSHIDDTELPTISKLTYLLSLLDGTAKDVVEGVPHTCASYKTVVDLLKQRFGKSECIIHAHVQALLDLQVPVHQGKTYILQLWRLRDEVVKHTRSLEAQGVTGKQCEVLLTPMIVSRLPTELRLNWSRDCSGHESDLEWLLSWLQREIEVIERSEMYKGNVKSLEGRKGSKDSKEVHKGNKEKLFTASALHVTSPPERSDCVFCSKRNHKSEKCYKFLVLDGQQRFDKIRELGVCFRCLNSGHKSRSCKAKCSKCRGDHNSTMCGVKLSVVPKAEVEESKQTGTQTLAMLSGHYRNKTVLQTAKVKVVNHKGDIVTARLMFDNGCDRSYVTNKFVGRCKPEWVTNTEVPYSSFGGHSSSKCVQSSLYKLKLLDDKGDLFSLVLAGIPIICEPLIRPVVPEHILSAFNHLKFADDFDHSSPLDLDILIGLDYYWSLVTPSDAVQWG; from the exons atggagaagttAGAGAAGGCCCGAGCAGCTTGTCAAGGATGGCTGTCAAGAGTGTGTGTCAAGATGGACAGACTCCTAGCCAAGAGCCCCCCAGCAACCTCCAGTGAGTTAGTAGAAGTTCTGGAAGAGTTTGATAAGAGGCTTAACAAGTTAGAAGAAGTGCAGTCAGAGATAGAATTGGAGATAAGTCCTGAGGCACTAGAGGAGTACTTGGACAAGGCAGATGCAGTCAGACAGCAAGCCAGGCAGAAGAGATTGTTGTGTgctgacaagcttaagaaactGGCTGAGGGTGATAAGGACAAGTCGGATTCTTCAAGTACCACAGCCCCTCTCCATGCAAAACTTCCCAAGCTAGAACTACCTAGATTTGACGGTGACCTGAAGCAGTGGCAGAGTTTTTGGGAACAGTTCTCCTCACACATAGACGACACTGAGCTGCCCACCATTAGTAAGCTAACCTATCTACTGTCACTACTAGACGGCACTGCTAAGGACGTGGTGGAAGGAGTGCCGCACACCTGCGCCAGCTACAAGACCGTCGTCGACCTGCTGAAGCAACGGTTTGGCAAGTCGGAGTGCATCATCCACGCCCACGTCCAGGCTCTCCTTGATCTACAAGTTCCGGTCCACCAAGGCAAGACCTACATCCTACAGCTGTGGAGACTTCGGGACGAGGTGGTCAAGCACACGAGGAGTCTAGAAGCCCAAGGAGTTACAGGCAAGCAATGTGAAGTGCTACTAACCCCCATGATTGTTTCCAGACTGCCCACAGAGTTAAGGTTAAACTGGTCAAGGGATTGtagtggacatgaaagtgatcTTGAGTGGCTTCTTAGTTGGCTTCAAAGGGAGATTGAAGTGATAGAAAGGAGTGAAATGTATAAGGGCAATGTTAAGAgtttagaaggaaggaagggtagtaAGGATAGTAAAGAAGTACAtaagggaaacaaggaaaaattgtTCACAGCCTCGGCTTTACATGTGACTTCCCCGCCTGAAAGATCAgattgtgtgttttgtagtaAGAGAAACCACAAGTCTGAGAAGTGCTACAAGTTTCTGGTGTTGGATGGGCAGCAGAGGTTTGACAAGATAAGGGAATTGggtgtgtgttttagatgttTAAATAGTGGTCATAAGTCTAGAAGTTGTAAGGCCAAATGTTCCAAGTGTCGTGGTGACCACAATAGTACCATGTGTGGTGTTAAGTTGAGTGTGGTCCCTAAGGCCGAAGTAGAGGAGAGTAAACAGACGGGCACCCAAACCCTTGCGATGTTGTCAGGCCACTACAGGAACAAGACTGTGTTACAAACAGCTAAGGTAAAGGTAGTGAACCATAAGGGGGATATTGTTACTGCAAGGCTGATGTTTGACAATGGCTGTGATAGGTCATATGTTACCAATAAGTTTGTAGGAAGATGTAAACCTGAATGGGTCACCAATACAGAAGTCCCTTATAGTTCCTTTGGTGGCCATAGCTCAAGCAAGTGTGTACAAAGTAGTCTATACAAGTTGAAGCTTTTAGATGATAagggtgatttgttttcccTTGTGTTGGCAGGCATTCCCATTATATGTGAACCGCTAATTAGGCCAGTAGTACCAGAACACATTTTAAGTGCCTTTAATCATTTAAAGTTTGCAGATGACTTTGACCATAGTTCTCCTTTAGACTTAGATATCCTTATTGGTCTGGACTACTACTGGAGCCTAGTAACGCCTAGTGATGCAGTTCAA TGGGGCTGA